The Micromonospora krabiensis genome window below encodes:
- a CDS encoding DUF2975 domain-containing protein produces the protein MVTERRAVAALRVFLVLLFGILVVFQTLSLPGQFAHMAKESPDHAYLRWPATAVSVFLVLCVQVVIVCTWKLLTLVRDDRIFSPASLGWVDAIVWAVGAGWTVLLGVFLYVGFNADDPGLPLLLFLLLVGVAVVGLLLVVMRALLRQATVLRTDMEAVI, from the coding sequence ATGGTCACAGAGCGCCGAGCGGTTGCCGCTCTCCGAGTCTTCCTCGTGCTGCTGTTCGGGATCCTGGTCGTGTTCCAGACCCTCTCCCTGCCGGGCCAGTTCGCCCACATGGCGAAGGAGTCACCGGACCACGCCTACCTCCGGTGGCCGGCGACGGCCGTCTCGGTCTTCCTGGTGCTGTGCGTGCAGGTGGTCATCGTCTGCACCTGGAAACTGCTCACCCTCGTGCGGGACGACCGGATCTTCAGCCCGGCCTCCCTGGGGTGGGTCGACGCGATCGTGTGGGCCGTCGGAGCCGGGTGGACGGTGCTGCTGGGCGTCTTCCTCTACGTCGGCTTCAACGCCGACGACCCCGGCCTGCCGCTCCTGCTCTTCCTCCTGCTGGTGGGCGTCGCCGTGGTCGGACTCCTGCTGGTGGTGATGCGCGCGCTGCTGCGGCAGGCCACCGTGCTGCGCACCGACATGGAAGCGGTGATCTGA
- a CDS encoding helix-turn-helix domain-containing protein yields MPIVVRIDVQLAKRKMSVGEFAERVGLTPANVAVLKNGRAKAVRFSTLEAMCRVLDCQPGDLLEYVEETP; encoded by the coding sequence ATGCCGATCGTCGTACGCATCGACGTCCAACTGGCGAAGCGGAAGATGAGCGTCGGCGAGTTCGCCGAGCGGGTCGGGCTGACGCCGGCCAACGTCGCCGTCCTGAAGAACGGGCGAGCCAAGGCCGTCCGCTTCAGCACCCTGGAGGCCATGTGCCGGGTGCTCGACTGCCAACCCGGCGACCTCCTGGAGTACGTCGAGGAGACGCCGTGA
- a CDS encoding copper resistance CopC family protein yields MRRLRSAVPRAVAGLLALVLASAVGVLMSAPPAAAHGTLAVSTPAEGATVDGPLTEVRLYFTEKVAANAYFTVTGPGGGRVDNGWSQGEPRPLDKPVREYFLVDGKFEPREYTTGFPAVVAIAHLPAPGRYSVSYLSVASDGDPVRGTLTFRYTGRATAAPQGWQPPTNQPDPTLLAAAERHGTSGHDSGGSSTAPAAPPASTAVAAPDASAPDAGDEGGAGWLMWVGWVTVTAVVVAGLLFWRRRPAPAGRTANRTRPTRSSAGGRAGGSRPGGGSGAAGRAGGGRRTAPSGSGGKGRPVVAPAARRGGTPVTTASVPAAAPARVSASGVATADPDPAGATDGPVTGTDDLSPGGGTRLTNTRIALLVGGLVLALLAGFGLGRLGSAGTTTATGTPTAPAGGAPGQAVSAGDGHQHVPGTGAHTHPGDAAAGPATGTAVSAGGYTLQPLERTQPAGAKVDYRFRIIGADRQAATRFAVVHDKPLHLVVVGRDLGGYQHLHPTMAADGTWSVPLALARPGGYRIYADFSVTAADGTQVPLVLGVDHVVPGAHTPTVLPPPQPQATVGPFTVSMEGTPTVGVTAPMVFRVAQAGAPARLERYLGAYGHLVVVREGDLGYVHVHPEAELVDGAVTFWLTAPSPGRYRAFFDFQVDGAVHTAEYTINLA; encoded by the coding sequence ATGCGTCGTCTCCGCTCAGCCGTCCCCCGGGCCGTCGCCGGCCTGCTCGCGCTCGTCCTCGCCTCGGCGGTCGGGGTCCTGATGTCCGCGCCGCCCGCCGCGGCACACGGCACGCTGGCGGTGTCCACGCCGGCGGAGGGCGCCACCGTGGACGGTCCGCTGACCGAGGTGCGCCTCTACTTCACCGAGAAGGTCGCGGCCAACGCGTACTTCACGGTCACCGGGCCGGGTGGCGGTCGGGTCGACAACGGCTGGAGTCAGGGAGAGCCCCGACCGCTGGACAAGCCGGTACGCGAGTACTTCCTGGTCGACGGCAAGTTCGAGCCGCGGGAGTACACGACCGGGTTCCCGGCGGTGGTGGCGATCGCCCACCTGCCGGCGCCCGGTCGTTACTCGGTGAGCTACCTGTCGGTGGCCTCGGACGGCGACCCGGTCCGGGGCACGCTGACCTTCCGCTACACCGGCCGGGCGACGGCGGCCCCGCAGGGCTGGCAGCCACCCACCAACCAGCCCGACCCGACGCTGCTGGCCGCGGCGGAGCGCCACGGGACGTCCGGGCACGACTCCGGCGGCTCGTCAACCGCACCCGCCGCTCCACCGGCCTCGACGGCCGTCGCCGCGCCGGACGCCTCCGCGCCGGACGCGGGCGACGAGGGCGGCGCCGGTTGGCTGATGTGGGTCGGTTGGGTCACCGTGACGGCCGTGGTGGTCGCCGGTCTGCTGTTCTGGCGGCGTCGCCCGGCCCCCGCCGGCCGGACCGCGAACCGCACCCGCCCGACGAGGTCGTCCGCCGGGGGACGCGCCGGCGGTTCCCGGCCCGGTGGCGGATCCGGCGCGGCCGGCCGGGCCGGGGGCGGTCGCAGGACGGCCCCGTCGGGCTCCGGCGGCAAGGGACGGCCGGTCGTCGCGCCGGCGGCGCGCAGAGGCGGCACGCCGGTCACCACCGCTAGTGTGCCGGCGGCCGCCCCGGCCCGGGTGTCGGCGAGCGGCGTCGCCACGGCGGACCCCGACCCGGCCGGCGCGACCGACGGCCCCGTCACGGGGACGGACGACCTCTCTCCGGGCGGCGGCACCCGGCTGACCAACACCCGCATCGCGCTGCTCGTCGGTGGGCTCGTGCTCGCCCTGCTGGCCGGGTTCGGGCTCGGCCGCCTGGGTTCGGCCGGCACGACCACCGCGACCGGCACGCCCACGGCGCCGGCCGGCGGCGCCCCGGGCCAGGCCGTGTCGGCGGGGGACGGGCACCAGCACGTCCCGGGTACCGGGGCGCACACCCACCCGGGCGACGCCGCCGCGGGGCCGGCGACGGGGACGGCGGTCAGCGCCGGCGGCTACACGCTGCAACCGTTGGAGCGGACGCAGCCCGCGGGCGCGAAGGTTGACTACCGGTTCCGGATCATCGGGGCCGACCGCCAGGCCGCGACCCGGTTCGCGGTCGTGCACGACAAGCCGCTGCACCTGGTGGTGGTGGGCCGCGACCTGGGCGGGTACCAGCACCTGCACCCGACGATGGCGGCCGACGGCACCTGGAGCGTCCCGCTGGCGCTGGCCCGCCCCGGCGGCTACCGGATCTACGCCGACTTCTCGGTCACCGCGGCCGACGGCACCCAGGTGCCCCTCGTTCTGGGCGTCGACCACGTCGTGCCGGGCGCGCACACCCCGACCGTGCTGCCGCCCCCGCAGCCCCAGGCGACGGTCGGGCCGTTCACCGTGTCGATGGAGGGCACGCCCACGGTGGGGGTCACCGCGCCGATGGTCTTCCGGGTGGCCCAGGCCGGCGCCCCGGCCCGCTTGGAGCGTTACCTCGGCGCGTACGGGCACCTGGTCGTGGTGCGCGAGGGCGACCTCGGGTACGTGCACGTCCACCCCGAGGCGGAGCTGGTGGACGGGGCGGTCACGTTCTGGCTGACCGCGCCGAGCCCGGGTCGCTACCGGGCGTTCTTCGACTTCCAGGTCGACGGGGCGGTGCACACGGCGGAGTACACGATCAACCTGGCCTGA
- a CDS encoding zf-HC2 domain-containing protein → MGCEQWREILSAQLDGEATAAEQVGVEAHLDGCAGCRDWLDRAARVTRRSRLSVLGPAPDLAPAILAALPAPAPARRSRARVVLTLRTLLGLIGALQLVLGLAQVGRSPGAAHSHAGVLASGHLWHESAAWNIAVGAGFLFVAARRTPPTGLVPMLSAFVGMLALLSVNDLLLGRVDLTRLVSHGFLLGGYLVVIALSRRSLWPDDPRAGDRGDRTGWRLRVDEEPEPAPTALRLAPHPGTARAEDRRAA, encoded by the coding sequence ATGGGGTGTGAGCAGTGGCGTGAGATCTTGTCGGCACAACTCGACGGTGAGGCGACCGCCGCCGAACAGGTCGGCGTCGAGGCGCATCTCGACGGGTGCGCGGGCTGTCGCGACTGGCTCGACCGGGCCGCGCGGGTGACCCGCCGGTCCCGGCTGAGCGTCCTCGGTCCGGCGCCGGACCTGGCCCCGGCCATCCTCGCCGCCCTGCCGGCGCCCGCGCCGGCCCGACGCTCCCGGGCGCGGGTCGTGCTGACGTTGCGCACCCTGCTCGGGCTGATCGGCGCCCTGCAGCTGGTGCTGGGCCTGGCCCAGGTCGGGCGGAGCCCGGGCGCCGCGCACAGCCACGCCGGCGTGCTGGCCTCCGGGCACCTGTGGCACGAGTCGGCGGCGTGGAACATCGCCGTCGGTGCCGGGTTCCTGTTCGTCGCGGCCCGACGCACACCCCCGACCGGTCTGGTGCCGATGTTGAGCGCGTTCGTCGGCATGTTGGCGCTGCTGTCGGTCAACGACCTGCTCCTCGGCCGGGTCGATCTCACCCGCCTGGTCAGCCACGGCTTCCTGCTCGGCGGATACCTGGTCGTCATCGCGCTGTCGCGCCGCAGCCTGTGGCCGGACGACCCACGCGCCGGCGACCGCGGCGACCGTACCGGCTGGCGGCTGCGGGTCGACGAGGAGCCCGAGCCGGCCCCGACGGCGCTGCGCCTCGCCCCGCACCCCGGCACCGCCCGCGCCGAGGACCGGCGGGCCGCCTGA
- a CDS encoding ThuA domain-containing protein: MRRSLRSWLGATLSAILVLGGIVALPPAASAAPFTVLVFSKTAGFRHGSIAQGITAIQQLGAANGFTVETTEDSAQFTDANLDRFAAVIWLSTTGDVLNAAQQAAFERYIQGGGGYVGVHAAADTEYDWPWYGGLVGAYFASHPAEQNATVKVADQVHPSTATLPQRWTRYDEWYNYRTNPRGAVHVLATLDESTYTGGGMGYDHPISWCHNYSGGRSWYTGLGHTDASYGEASFRQHLLGGIRTAAGDVAADCGPTVTSNFQQVELAKGAAETGEPMSLTVLPDRGVLHTSRNGVIRHTDAAGNTKVAATLPVYTGDEEGLQGIKVDPNFATNRWVYVFYAPPLSTPGGGAPATGTPADFAPWEGVNRLSRFTVNPDNTINLASETLILNVPTSRGMCCHVGGDMDFDAAGNLYLSTGDDTNPFDSSGFTPIDERAGRNPAFDAQRTSANSNDLRGKVLRIKPSAAGGYTIPAGNMFAPGTARTRPEIYAMGFRNPFRMSVDKATGIVYLGDYGPDAGTADPNRGPAGNVEFARIAQPGFYGWPYCTARNDAYNDYTFPSGPSGPKFDCANGPVNNSPNNTGITQLPPAVPAWLPYGGSGSPPEFTGGGLSPMGGPVYRYDPNNTSDVAFPQYYDGTYFAGEFGRRWIKNIKLDAAGQPFKINPFPWTGTQVMDMEFGPDGALYVLDYGTGWFNGDANSALYRIEYAREGRAPRAVVSANPTSGVAPLTVAFSSAGTLDPDGDPFTYAWDFDNNGTTDSTAANPTFTYTTNGTRSPTLTVRDSTGKTATASVVVTVGNSAPVVTVNTPLNGRTFSFGDAVPFTVTVTDAQDGAINCARVKVNYVLGHDSHGHQLGSVQGCSGVIQTSADGEHDTAANIFGIIDAEYTDLGGGGQPPLTTHTQAVLQPRVRQAEHFGDSSGIQVVTPGSAHGGAAIGYVDNNDWISFQPYNLTGVQSFSARVGAPAGGGGTLELRVDSPTGPLVGQATVTPTGGYATFATVTGPVTASTGTRTLYLVFKGTGPYFDIDEFTLSSSPGGDPDPDPDPEPEPGTNLARGKPARASSVEGAFVAANAFDGVAGTRWSSAFSDPQWIDVDLGATYNLSRVKLTWEAAYGSGYQIQTSTDGTTFTTIRTVTGGDGGVDELTGLTGSGRYVRLLGTTRGTPWGYSLFEFEVYGGTGGPTGGNLLLNKPTLTSSDEGAGMSGAQAVDGSLTTRWSSAFSDPQWIRVDLGSPTAIGRVKLSWEAAYSSAYVIQTSNDGTTWTNVKSVTGADGGVDEHTALGANGRYLRIYATARGTGWGHSLWELEAYGS, translated from the coding sequence GTGCGCAGATCCCTGAGATCGTGGCTCGGCGCGACGCTGAGCGCGATCCTCGTGCTCGGCGGCATCGTCGCCCTGCCACCCGCGGCCAGCGCCGCGCCGTTCACCGTCCTGGTGTTCAGCAAGACCGCCGGATTCCGGCACGGCTCCATCGCCCAGGGCATCACCGCCATCCAGCAGCTCGGCGCCGCCAACGGGTTCACCGTCGAGACCACGGAGGACTCGGCCCAGTTCACCGACGCCAACCTGGATCGTTTCGCAGCGGTGATCTGGCTTTCCACCACCGGTGACGTCCTGAACGCCGCCCAGCAGGCCGCGTTCGAGCGCTACATCCAGGGCGGCGGTGGCTACGTCGGCGTGCACGCCGCCGCCGACACCGAGTACGACTGGCCCTGGTACGGCGGCCTCGTCGGGGCGTACTTCGCCTCGCACCCGGCCGAGCAGAACGCCACCGTCAAGGTGGCCGACCAGGTGCACCCGTCCACGGCGACCCTGCCGCAGCGGTGGACCCGGTACGACGAGTGGTACAACTACCGCACCAACCCGCGGGGCGCCGTCCACGTGCTGGCCACCCTCGACGAGAGCACCTACACCGGCGGGGGAATGGGCTACGACCACCCGATCTCCTGGTGCCACAACTACTCCGGCGGCCGCTCCTGGTACACCGGCCTCGGCCACACGGACGCGTCGTACGGCGAGGCGAGCTTCCGCCAGCACCTGCTCGGCGGCATCCGGACCGCGGCCGGCGACGTCGCCGCCGACTGCGGGCCCACGGTGACCAGCAACTTCCAGCAGGTCGAGCTGGCCAAGGGCGCGGCCGAGACCGGTGAGCCGATGAGCCTCACCGTGCTGCCCGACCGGGGCGTGCTGCACACCTCCCGCAACGGCGTGATCCGGCACACCGACGCGGCCGGCAACACCAAGGTCGCCGCCACCCTGCCGGTCTACACCGGGGACGAGGAGGGCCTGCAGGGCATCAAGGTCGACCCCAACTTCGCCACCAACCGCTGGGTGTACGTCTTCTACGCGCCACCGTTGAGCACCCCCGGGGGCGGCGCGCCGGCCACCGGGACCCCGGCCGACTTCGCCCCCTGGGAGGGGGTGAACCGGCTGTCCCGGTTCACCGTCAACCCCGACAACACCATCAACCTGGCCAGCGAGACGTTGATCCTCAACGTGCCGACCAGCCGGGGCATGTGCTGCCACGTCGGCGGCGACATGGACTTCGACGCGGCCGGCAACCTCTACCTGTCGACCGGTGACGACACCAACCCGTTCGACTCCAGCGGGTTCACCCCCATCGACGAGCGGGCCGGCCGCAACCCGGCCTTCGACGCGCAGCGCACCTCGGCGAACAGCAACGACCTGCGCGGCAAGGTGCTGCGGATCAAGCCGAGCGCGGCGGGCGGCTACACCATCCCGGCGGGCAACATGTTCGCCCCCGGCACCGCCCGGACGCGTCCGGAGATCTACGCCATGGGCTTCCGCAACCCGTTCCGCATGAGCGTGGACAAGGCCACCGGCATCGTCTACCTCGGCGACTACGGCCCGGACGCGGGCACCGCCGACCCGAACCGGGGACCGGCGGGCAACGTCGAGTTCGCCCGCATCGCCCAGCCCGGCTTCTACGGCTGGCCGTACTGCACCGCCCGCAACGACGCCTACAACGACTACACCTTCCCGTCCGGGCCGTCCGGGCCGAAGTTCGACTGCGCCAACGGGCCGGTCAACAACTCGCCCAACAACACCGGCATCACCCAGCTCCCGCCGGCCGTGCCGGCGTGGCTCCCGTACGGCGGCTCCGGGTCGCCGCCGGAGTTCACCGGTGGCGGCCTGTCCCCGATGGGCGGCCCGGTCTACCGCTACGACCCGAACAACACCTCCGACGTGGCGTTCCCGCAGTACTACGACGGGACCTACTTCGCCGGTGAGTTCGGCCGTCGCTGGATCAAGAACATCAAGCTCGACGCGGCCGGCCAACCCTTCAAGATCAATCCGTTCCCGTGGACCGGCACCCAGGTGATGGACATGGAGTTCGGCCCCGACGGCGCGCTCTACGTCCTCGACTACGGCACCGGCTGGTTCAACGGCGACGCCAACTCGGCGCTCTACCGCATCGAGTACGCCCGCGAGGGACGTGCCCCCCGCGCCGTCGTCTCGGCGAACCCGACCAGCGGCGTCGCCCCGCTGACCGTCGCCTTCTCCTCGGCCGGCACGCTCGACCCGGACGGCGACCCGTTCACCTACGCCTGGGACTTCGACAACAACGGCACCACCGACTCGACCGCGGCCAACCCCACCTTCACGTACACCACCAACGGCACCCGCAGCCCGACGCTGACGGTCCGCGACAGCACCGGCAAGACGGCCACCGCCAGCGTGGTCGTCACGGTCGGCAACAGCGCACCCGTGGTCACCGTCAACACGCCCCTGAACGGGCGGACGTTCAGCTTCGGCGACGCCGTGCCGTTCACCGTCACCGTCACCGACGCCCAGGACGGTGCGATCAACTGTGCCCGGGTCAAGGTGAACTATGTCCTCGGCCACGACTCGCACGGCCACCAGCTCGGCAGTGTGCAGGGCTGCTCCGGGGTCATCCAGACCTCGGCCGACGGCGAGCACGACACCGCGGCGAACATCTTCGGCATCATCGACGCGGAGTACACCGACCTGGGCGGCGGTGGCCAGCCGCCGTTGACCACGCACACCCAGGCCGTCCTGCAACCTCGGGTCCGCCAGGCCGAGCACTTCGGCGACTCCTCGGGCATCCAGGTCGTCACCCCGGGCAGCGCCCACGGTGGCGCCGCGATCGGGTACGTCGACAACAACGACTGGATCTCGTTCCAGCCGTACAACCTGACCGGCGTCCAGTCGTTCAGCGCCCGCGTCGGCGCGCCGGCCGGCGGCGGAGGCACCCTCGAACTGCGGGTGGACTCGCCCACCGGCCCGCTGGTGGGTCAGGCGACCGTCACGCCCACCGGCGGGTACGCGACCTTCGCCACCGTCACCGGCCCGGTCACCGCGTCGACCGGCACCCGGACCCTCTACCTCGTGTTCAAGGGCACCGGGCCGTACTTCGACATCGACGAGTTCACGCTCTCCAGCAGCCCGGGCGGGGACCCGGACCCGGATCCCGACCCGGAACCGGAGCCGGGCACCAATCTCGCGCGAGGCAAGCCGGCCCGGGCGTCCAGCGTGGAGGGCGCGTTCGTGGCGGCCAACGCGTTCGACGGTGTCGCCGGCACCCGGTGGAGCAGCGCGTTCAGCGATCCGCAGTGGATCGACGTCGACCTCGGCGCCACCTACAACCTCAGCCGGGTCAAGCTGACCTGGGAGGCCGCGTACGGCAGCGGATACCAGATCCAGACCTCGACCGACGGGACCACCTTCACCACGATCCGGACGGTGACCGGCGGTGACGGCGGCGTCGACGAGTTGACCGGGCTCACCGGATCCGGCCGCTACGTCCGGCTGCTCGGCACCACGCGGGGCACCCCGTGGGGCTACTCGCTGTTCGAGTTCGAGGTGTACGGCGGCACCGGCGGCCCGACCGGCGGCAACCTGCTGCTGAACAAGCCGACGCTGACGTCCAGCGACGAGGGGGCCGGGATGTCCGGCGCCCAGGCGGTCGACGGCAGCCTCACCACCCGGTGGTCGAGCGCGTTCTCCGACCCCCAGTGGATCCGGGTCGACCTCGGCAGCCCCACCGCGATCGGGCGGGTGAAGCTGAGTTGGGAGGCGGCCTACAGCAGTGCGTACGTCATCCAGACGTCGAACGACGGCACCACCTGGACCAACGTCAAATCGGTGACCGGCGCGGACGGCGGCGTGGACGAACACACCGCCCTCGGGGCCAACGGTCGCTACCTGAGGATCTACGCCACCGCACGGGGCACCGGGTGGGGCCACTCGCTCTGGGAGTTGGAGGCGTACGGAAGCTGA